The following proteins are co-located in the Apium graveolens cultivar Ventura chromosome 5, ASM990537v1, whole genome shotgun sequence genome:
- the LOC141724579 gene encoding SNF1-related protein kinase regulatory subunit gamma-like PV42a isoform X1: MELVSLLFNNWIIVVHLNNILDCMEVFSKGIDRALVPMGSQVENVAGVELLESASCYQMITQMDLLKFLKEKDSDELQAIMSRSVTELGPMGGHVFGVTDRTRVIDAINYIRAASLLAVPVVEASKTSDECHNTIIDGKGRKLVGTFSATDLRGCPISQLRSWLPVEPKRKMSREEQQFSKAGNPSYGRNYGGGDVGTRKQFHAILRESC, encoded by the exons ATGGAGTTAGTATCATTATTGTTTAACAATTGGATTATTGTAGTACACTTGAACAA CATTCTAGACTGTATGGAAGTGTTCAGTAAAGGAATTGATCGAGCTCTAGTACCAATGGGAAGTCAAGTGGAAAATGTAGCTGGAGTTGAACTACTCGAGTCTGCTTCATGTTATCAGATGATCACTCAGATGGACCTCTTGAAATTCTTGAAGGAGAAAGATTCGGATGAGCTACAGGCCATAATGTCACGTAGTGTAACCGAATTAGGACCTATGGGTGGTCATGTCTTTGGTGTTACTGATCGCACAAGAGTCATTGATGCCATCAATTACATAAGAGCTGCTTCACTCCTTGCTGTACCTGTTGTTGAAGCTTCAAAAACCTCTGATGAATGTCACAATACGATTATAGAT GGTAAAGGAAGGAAGCTAGTTGGTACATTCTCAGCAACAGATTTGAGAGGATGCCCAATATCTCAACTTCGTTCTTGGTTACCC GTTGAACCTAAGAGGAAAATGTCACGAGAAGAACAACAATTTTCAAAGGCAGGGAATCCAAGTTATGGTAGAAATTATGGGGGTGGCGATGTCGGGACTAGGAAGCAGTTTCACGCCATTTTAAGAGAAAGCTGTTGA
- the LOC141724579 gene encoding SNF1-related protein kinase regulatory subunit gamma-like PV42a isoform X2 yields MDILDCMEVFSKGIDRALVPMGSQVENVAGVELLESASCYQMITQMDLLKFLKEKDSDELQAIMSRSVTELGPMGGHVFGVTDRTRVIDAINYIRAASLLAVPVVEASKTSDECHNTIIDGKGRKLVGTFSATDLRGCPISQLRSWLPVEPKRKMSREEQQFSKAGNPSYGRNYGGGDVGTRKQFHAILRESC; encoded by the exons ATGGA CATTCTAGACTGTATGGAAGTGTTCAGTAAAGGAATTGATCGAGCTCTAGTACCAATGGGAAGTCAAGTGGAAAATGTAGCTGGAGTTGAACTACTCGAGTCTGCTTCATGTTATCAGATGATCACTCAGATGGACCTCTTGAAATTCTTGAAGGAGAAAGATTCGGATGAGCTACAGGCCATAATGTCACGTAGTGTAACCGAATTAGGACCTATGGGTGGTCATGTCTTTGGTGTTACTGATCGCACAAGAGTCATTGATGCCATCAATTACATAAGAGCTGCTTCACTCCTTGCTGTACCTGTTGTTGAAGCTTCAAAAACCTCTGATGAATGTCACAATACGATTATAGAT GGTAAAGGAAGGAAGCTAGTTGGTACATTCTCAGCAACAGATTTGAGAGGATGCCCAATATCTCAACTTCGTTCTTGGTTACCC GTTGAACCTAAGAGGAAAATGTCACGAGAAGAACAACAATTTTCAAAGGCAGGGAATCCAAGTTATGGTAGAAATTATGGGGGTGGCGATGTCGGGACTAGGAAGCAGTTTCACGCCATTTTAAGAGAAAGCTGTTGA
- the LOC141724579 gene encoding SNF1-related protein kinase regulatory subunit gamma-like PV42a isoform X3 → MEVFSKGIDRALVPMGSQVENVAGVELLESASCYQMITQMDLLKFLKEKDSDELQAIMSRSVTELGPMGGHVFGVTDRTRVIDAINYIRAASLLAVPVVEASKTSDECHNTIIDGKGRKLVGTFSATDLRGCPISQLRSWLPVEPKRKMSREEQQFSKAGNPSYGRNYGGGDVGTRKQFHAILRESC, encoded by the exons ATGGAAGTGTTCAGTAAAGGAATTGATCGAGCTCTAGTACCAATGGGAAGTCAAGTGGAAAATGTAGCTGGAGTTGAACTACTCGAGTCTGCTTCATGTTATCAGATGATCACTCAGATGGACCTCTTGAAATTCTTGAAGGAGAAAGATTCGGATGAGCTACAGGCCATAATGTCACGTAGTGTAACCGAATTAGGACCTATGGGTGGTCATGTCTTTGGTGTTACTGATCGCACAAGAGTCATTGATGCCATCAATTACATAAGAGCTGCTTCACTCCTTGCTGTACCTGTTGTTGAAGCTTCAAAAACCTCTGATGAATGTCACAATACGATTATAGAT GGTAAAGGAAGGAAGCTAGTTGGTACATTCTCAGCAACAGATTTGAGAGGATGCCCAATATCTCAACTTCGTTCTTGGTTACCC GTTGAACCTAAGAGGAAAATGTCACGAGAAGAACAACAATTTTCAAAGGCAGGGAATCCAAGTTATGGTAGAAATTATGGGGGTGGCGATGTCGGGACTAGGAAGCAGTTTCACGCCATTTTAAGAGAAAGCTGTTGA